One genomic segment of Belonocnema kinseyi isolate 2016_QV_RU_SX_M_011 chromosome 2, B_treatae_v1, whole genome shotgun sequence includes these proteins:
- the LOC117167009 gene encoding 17-beta-hydroxysteroid dehydrogenase 13-like isoform X2, which produces MFLRIYSLLVLAVDLTILLVEIWFSILVACYRTFRPPPLKNLHGEVAMVIGAGRGVGREVAIQLSQLGVSVACVDINRENCQVTAQRASQLSGVARPFICDVTDKNQVVENLQAIQSELGEVTMLLHCCGVPSPRSLMQDPPEIRKTMDVSVLSHFWLLESVLPGMKRVGRGHIVVLSSVAGLSGNATRGGGVPLSTAQFAVQGLAESLHTELRHSNSNIIITLIHVYPFIVGAEVARDLRLRIPSYFGTMPATEAAKRILDGVRRNYAEFSIPGYLLYLGHILRILPKKASFMLRDLLDTGVDFG; this is translated from the exons ATGTTTCTCAGGATTTATTCACTTTTAGTTTTAGCTGTCGATCTCACTATtcttctagtagaaatttggttTTCGATTTTGGTTGCTTGCTATCGAACATTTAGGCCACCTCCACTAAAAAATCTGCATGGCGAAGTCGCGATg gTTATTGGTGCAGGTCGTGGTGTAGGAAGAGAAGTGGCCATTCAACTCTCGCAGTTGGGAGTTAGTGTGGCATGCGTCGATATCAATCGGGAAAATTGCCAAGTGACCGCCCAACGTGCTTCTCAATTATCGGGAGTGGCTAGGCCCTTTATTTGCGACGTGACTGACAAAAATCAA gttgttgaaaatttacaagccATACAGTCAGAATTAGGTGAGGTTACGATGCTACTGCATTGCTGTGGTGTTCCCAGTCCACGTTCTTTAATGCAGGATCCTCCAGAAATTAGAAAAACAATGGACGTTTCTGTCCTAAGTCACTTCTGG ctTTTAGAGTCAGTTCTGCCGGGAATGAAACGGGTTGGAAGAGGTCACATTGTGGTCCTTTCATCAGTAGCTGGCTTATCTGGAAATGCTACTCGAGGAGGAGGTGTTCCTCTATCAACAGCACAATTCGCAGTTCAAGGATTAGCCGAATCGTTGCATACGGAATTAAGACACTCGAACAGTAACATTATCATTACTTTGATCCACGTTTATCCTTTCATCGTCGGTGCTGAAGTTGCAAGGGACCTTCGCTTGAG GATACCAAGTTATTTTGGCACGATGCCAGCAACAGAAGCTGCTAAAAGAATTTTGGATGGCGTGCGCAGAAATTATGCAGAATTCAGTATTCCAGGATATTTACTTTACCTCGGTCACATTTTAAg
- the LOC117167009 gene encoding 17-beta-hydroxysteroid dehydrogenase 13-like isoform X1, whose amino-acid sequence MESLKRFKPPEMFLRIYSLLVLAVDLTILLVEIWFSILVACYRTFRPPPLKNLHGEVAMVIGAGRGVGREVAIQLSQLGVSVACVDINRENCQVTAQRASQLSGVARPFICDVTDKNQVVENLQAIQSELGEVTMLLHCCGVPSPRSLMQDPPEIRKTMDVSVLSHFWLLESVLPGMKRVGRGHIVVLSSVAGLSGNATRGGGVPLSTAQFAVQGLAESLHTELRHSNSNIIITLIHVYPFIVGAEVARDLRLRIPSYFGTMPATEAAKRILDGVRRNYAEFSIPGYLLYLGHILRILPKKASFMLRDLLDTGVDFG is encoded by the exons ATG gaaagtttgaagagatttaaacCACCAGAGATGTTTCTCAGGATTTATTCACTTTTAGTTTTAGCTGTCGATCTCACTATtcttctagtagaaatttggttTTCGATTTTGGTTGCTTGCTATCGAACATTTAGGCCACCTCCACTAAAAAATCTGCATGGCGAAGTCGCGATg gTTATTGGTGCAGGTCGTGGTGTAGGAAGAGAAGTGGCCATTCAACTCTCGCAGTTGGGAGTTAGTGTGGCATGCGTCGATATCAATCGGGAAAATTGCCAAGTGACCGCCCAACGTGCTTCTCAATTATCGGGAGTGGCTAGGCCCTTTATTTGCGACGTGACTGACAAAAATCAA gttgttgaaaatttacaagccATACAGTCAGAATTAGGTGAGGTTACGATGCTACTGCATTGCTGTGGTGTTCCCAGTCCACGTTCTTTAATGCAGGATCCTCCAGAAATTAGAAAAACAATGGACGTTTCTGTCCTAAGTCACTTCTGG ctTTTAGAGTCAGTTCTGCCGGGAATGAAACGGGTTGGAAGAGGTCACATTGTGGTCCTTTCATCAGTAGCTGGCTTATCTGGAAATGCTACTCGAGGAGGAGGTGTTCCTCTATCAACAGCACAATTCGCAGTTCAAGGATTAGCCGAATCGTTGCATACGGAATTAAGACACTCGAACAGTAACATTATCATTACTTTGATCCACGTTTATCCTTTCATCGTCGGTGCTGAAGTTGCAAGGGACCTTCGCTTGAG GATACCAAGTTATTTTGGCACGATGCCAGCAACAGAAGCTGCTAAAAGAATTTTGGATGGCGTGCGCAGAAATTATGCAGAATTCAGTATTCCAGGATATTTACTTTACCTCGGTCACATTTTAAg